Proteins encoded together in one Mycobacterium simiae window:
- a CDS encoding glycosyltransferase, whose translation MKFALASYGTRGDIEPSAAVGRELQRRGHQVCLAVPPGLLDFAEAAGLSAVSYGPPIEEFLDEDFLRNMWTDFLRSAWTIRGPINLVRKIWEPIIAHWAQVNKTLLALADGADLLSTGINFEQAAANVAEHYRIPLATLHHFPMRANGQLVPTLPAPLVRSSMTAIEWLFWRSTKKVEDEQRRELGLSPATSRSQRRIAGRGSLEIQGYDAVCYPGLAAEWAKWGGRRPFVGALTMELATDADDDVVSWIAAGTPPICFSSGSIPVESPTEMVEMIGETCAQLGERALVCFGGTDFADVSHPDHVRLVGPVNYATVFPACRAAVHHGGSGTTAASLRAGIPTLILWSSADQPYWGAQVKRLEVGAARRFSATTRASLVADLREILAPSYATRARALATQMTAPADSINRTADLLEDAANGKSIG comes from the coding sequence ATGAAATTTGCCCTGGCCAGCTATGGAACGCGCGGCGACATCGAACCTTCCGCGGCTGTCGGCCGCGAGCTTCAACGCCGAGGTCATCAGGTGTGCCTGGCCGTTCCGCCTGGACTGCTCGACTTCGCCGAGGCGGCGGGTCTATCCGCCGTGTCGTACGGGCCCCCGATCGAAGAATTCCTGGACGAGGATTTCCTACGCAACATGTGGACGGATTTTTTGCGCAGCGCGTGGACGATTCGCGGGCCGATCAACCTGGTGCGCAAAATATGGGAGCCCATCATCGCGCACTGGGCGCAGGTTAATAAAACGCTACTAGCACTCGCGGACGGGGCCGACCTGCTTTCCACCGGCATCAACTTCGAGCAAGCCGCCGCCAACGTGGCCGAGCATTACCGCATTCCGCTGGCCACCTTGCATCACTTTCCGATGCGGGCCAACGGCCAGTTGGTCCCCACGCTGCCGGCCCCGCTGGTCCGGTCGTCGATGACCGCGATCGAATGGCTGTTTTGGCGCTCGACAAAGAAGGTCGAAGACGAGCAGCGCCGTGAACTCGGCCTGTCCCCTGCAACATCGCGCTCGCAACGCCGGATCGCCGGCCGCGGATCCCTGGAAATCCAGGGGTACGACGCGGTGTGTTATCCCGGCCTGGCCGCCGAATGGGCGAAATGGGGTGGCCGCAGGCCCTTCGTCGGTGCACTGACGATGGAACTGGCCACCGATGCCGACGACGACGTGGTGTCCTGGATCGCCGCGGGAACACCACCAATCTGCTTCAGCTCCGGCAGCATTCCGGTCGAGTCTCCCACCGAAATGGTGGAGATGATCGGCGAAACCTGCGCGCAGTTGGGTGAGCGCGCTTTGGTGTGCTTCGGCGGCACTGACTTTGCCGACGTATCGCATCCCGACCATGTGAGGCTGGTGGGACCGGTCAACTACGCGACAGTTTTTCCGGCTTGCCGAGCGGCCGTTCACCACGGCGGTTCGGGCACCACGGCCGCGAGCCTGCGCGCCGGCATTCCGACGCTGATTCTGTGGAGCTCGGCCGATCAACCCTATTGGGGGGCGCAGGTGAAGCGGTTGGAAGTTGGTGCCGCCCGGCGCTTTTCGGCTACCACCCGGGCGTCGCTGGTTGCGGACCTGCGGGAGATACTCGCGCCATCCTATGCAACCCGCGCTCGGGCACTCGCCACCCAGATGACCGCACCCGCCGACAGCATTAACCGCACGGCCGATCTGTTGGAGGACGCGGCCAACGGGAAATCGATCGGCTAA
- a CDS encoding class I SAM-dependent methyltransferase produces the protein MWWVRTEYWLARALLPDVYASDGLISFHNDAFLDDPAFQRAYQRGARALPDPDWYQWQWRVHVGLWAAENASKLDGDFVECGVSYGFLSSAIMEHLDWDRLGKTFYLLDTFAGIDPRFVTDTERQSGEVERSQSKLRNGMYVSGVDGVRSNFAQWQNHRIIVGAVPETLDQVEARAVAYLHIDMNCAPPEVAALRHFWPRLTPGAFVLLDDYANRGRDEQRAAMDALAVELGVPICALPTGQGLLIKPAQGST, from the coding sequence ATGTGGTGGGTACGCACCGAATATTGGCTCGCGCGCGCCCTGCTGCCCGATGTCTATGCAAGCGACGGGCTGATCAGCTTCCACAACGACGCCTTCCTCGACGACCCGGCGTTTCAGCGTGCGTACCAGCGCGGCGCACGGGCCCTGCCCGACCCGGATTGGTACCAGTGGCAATGGCGAGTGCACGTCGGGCTGTGGGCGGCGGAGAACGCGAGCAAGCTGGACGGCGACTTCGTCGAGTGCGGCGTCAGCTATGGATTCTTGAGCAGCGCCATCATGGAGCACCTGGATTGGGACCGGCTCGGCAAGACGTTCTATCTGCTGGACACCTTCGCGGGCATCGATCCGCGCTTTGTCACAGACACCGAACGCCAGTCAGGGGAGGTCGAGCGCAGTCAGTCAAAGTTGCGCAACGGCATGTACGTCAGCGGGGTCGACGGTGTCCGGTCCAATTTCGCCCAATGGCAAAACCACCGCATTATCGTCGGTGCCGTTCCGGAAACACTTGACCAAGTCGAGGCACGGGCGGTGGCTTACCTGCATATCGACATGAACTGTGCCCCACCCGAAGTCGCCGCGCTGCGCCATTTCTGGCCGCGACTCACTCCGGGCGCCTTCGTGCTCCTGGACGACTACGCGAACCGAGGACGCGACGAGCAGCGTGCCGCGATGGATGCGCTGGCCGTCGAATTGGGTGTGCCGATCTGTGCATTGCCCACCGGGCAGGGGCTGCTGATCAAGCCGGCTCAGGGATCGACTTAG
- a CDS encoding TylF/MycF/NovP-related O-methyltransferase, with product MTVTETDARSAYLDLLRRDLTRYGQDELVPVGWYRLGRPIFNTRNFMLVRKRPFNAHARDRGLDWPADALTMIGMQRLTSLQHCVETVLADNVPGDLVECGVWRGGASILMRAVLAAYGDQTRRVWLCDSFEGVPPPDTVNYKADKGIRLDRHANVLGIPESVVRANFERYGLLDDQVRFVPGWFKDTLANAPIEQISVLRLDGDLYESTIQALDALYPRLSSGGFCIIDDYHALKPCEQAVADYREKHGITAEIVEIDGTGVLWRKS from the coding sequence TTGACCGTGACGGAAACCGACGCGCGGTCTGCCTATCTTGATCTGCTCCGTCGTGACCTGACCCGCTACGGTCAGGATGAGCTGGTGCCGGTCGGCTGGTACCGGCTGGGACGGCCCATTTTCAATACGCGCAATTTCATGTTGGTGCGCAAGCGCCCGTTCAATGCGCATGCGCGGGATCGGGGTCTGGATTGGCCGGCCGATGCGTTGACGATGATCGGGATGCAGCGGCTGACCAGTTTGCAGCATTGTGTGGAGACGGTGCTGGCCGACAACGTGCCCGGTGATCTGGTGGAGTGCGGGGTGTGGCGTGGCGGGGCGTCCATCTTGATGCGCGCGGTGCTGGCGGCCTACGGGGATCAGACGCGGCGGGTGTGGCTGTGTGATTCCTTCGAGGGGGTGCCGCCGCCCGATACGGTGAATTACAAGGCTGATAAAGGGATTCGGTTGGATCGGCACGCCAATGTGCTGGGAATCCCCGAGTCAGTGGTCCGGGCGAACTTCGAGCGTTATGGGCTCTTGGACGATCAGGTTCGTTTTGTGCCGGGGTGGTTCAAGGACACGTTGGCCAATGCGCCGATCGAGCAGATCTCGGTGTTGCGCCTCGATGGTGACCTGTATGAGTCGACGATTCAGGCCTTGGATGCGTTGTATCCGCGGTTGTCCTCCGGCGGCTTCTGCATCATCGACGACTACCACGCGCTGAAACCGTGCGAGCAGGCGGTCGCCGACTACCGAGAGAAGCACGGGATCACCGCCGAGATCGTAGAGATCGACGGCACGGGCGTGCTGTGGCGCAAGTCCTAA
- a CDS encoding glycosyltransferase: MKFALACYGTRGDVEPSLAAGRELLRRGHEVRMAIPPNLIGLAEGAGLSAVSYGPDMQAFWDDEFLRNFWSDLRREFWTIRGPINMVREAWEPVLRAWTDMSTTLTALTAGADVLFTGQLYQDLAINVAEYYDIPMAVLHYIPMRPNGQLIPNLPSPLVRAGMTAYDWLVWRMNKKAEDEQRRKLGLPKTTSSSPRRIANLGSLELQAYDEVCFPGLAAEWSKWGDRRPFVGTLTMGLTTDSDDDVLSWIAAGTPPICFGFGSMPVTESPADTIEMISGACEELGERALICAGWSDFSDVPHFDHVKVVGAVNYATTFPACRAVVHHGGSGTTAAGLRAGIPALILWTAGDQPFWGGHLKKLKVGAGRRFSATTKETLVEDLRQILAPEYALRARELATRMTTAQQSVTRAADLLERFGQAGRFPVRRRHA; this comes from the coding sequence ATGAAATTTGCTCTGGCGTGTTACGGCACTCGTGGTGATGTCGAGCCTTCGCTGGCGGCGGGGCGCGAACTGCTGCGCCGAGGCCACGAAGTTCGCATGGCCATCCCGCCCAACCTGATCGGCCTGGCGGAGGGCGCAGGGCTCTCCGCGGTGTCCTACGGGCCAGACATGCAGGCCTTCTGGGACGACGAATTCCTGCGCAACTTCTGGTCGGATCTACGCCGTGAATTCTGGACCATCCGCGGGCCGATCAACATGGTGCGCGAAGCGTGGGAGCCGGTGCTGCGCGCATGGACCGATATGAGCACAACGCTGACCGCGCTCACCGCCGGCGCGGACGTGCTCTTTACCGGCCAGCTCTACCAGGACCTCGCCATTAACGTCGCTGAGTATTACGACATTCCGATGGCGGTATTGCACTACATCCCGATGCGGCCTAACGGTCAACTCATTCCGAATCTGCCGTCGCCGCTGGTCCGCGCCGGCATGACGGCATACGACTGGCTTGTTTGGCGGATGAACAAAAAGGCCGAGGACGAACAGCGCCGCAAGCTGGGGCTACCGAAGACGACGTCGTCCTCACCTCGCCGGATTGCCAATCTTGGGTCGCTGGAACTTCAGGCGTACGACGAGGTGTGCTTCCCAGGCTTGGCCGCCGAATGGTCGAAGTGGGGGGATCGGCGCCCCTTCGTCGGCACCCTGACCATGGGCCTGACGACGGACTCGGACGACGATGTCCTGTCTTGGATCGCCGCGGGCACACCGCCGATCTGCTTCGGGTTCGGCAGCATGCCGGTCACCGAGTCGCCGGCCGACACCATCGAGATGATCAGCGGGGCCTGCGAAGAGCTGGGCGAGCGGGCGTTGATCTGTGCCGGCTGGAGCGACTTCAGCGATGTGCCACACTTCGACCACGTCAAGGTGGTGGGCGCGGTGAACTACGCTACGACCTTCCCGGCCTGCCGCGCGGTGGTTCATCACGGCGGCTCCGGCACGACGGCCGCCGGACTGCGCGCCGGAATCCCCGCGCTGATCCTGTGGACCGCTGGCGATCAGCCTTTCTGGGGCGGCCACCTGAAAAAGCTGAAAGTGGGCGCGGGCCGCCGTTTTTCCGCGACGACCAAGGAGACGTTGGTCGAGGATTTGCGCCAAATCCTCGCCCCCGAGTACGCCCTTCGTGCCCGCGAACTCGCCACCCGGATGACCACGGCGCAGCAGAGTGTGACCCGCGCCGCCGACCTCCTCGAGCGTTTTGGTCAAGCGGGGCGTTTTCCTGTTCGACGCCGGCACGCGTAG
- a CDS encoding glycosyltransferase has product MKFVLANYGTRGDVEPSLVVARELQRRGHDVQMAVAPDLMEFVEAAGLPAVSYGLDTRTWLDVYRNLWTSFFSRFWRVRQLKTLWREMWDLSDQCWTQMNTTLVALAKEADLLFAGLSYQEPAANVAEYYDIPLVTLHHVPMRPNGQVVSFLPPPLARYAMRVFDWFTWRLNKKVEDAQRRELGLPKATGPSAGRIAERESLEIQGYDAACFPGLAEEWAKWNGHRPFVGTLTMELTTEIDDEVASWIAAGTPPICFGFGSMPVESPADTIEMISGACAELGERALVCAGWSDFSGVPQFDHVKVVGAVNYAKVFPACRAVVHHGGSGTTAASMRAGVPTLILSMDPNQTIWGAQLKRLKVGAARRFSSTTRDTLVADLRKILAPEYATRARALAAQMTKPADSVSTAADLVENFARAKHPA; this is encoded by the coding sequence ATGAAATTCGTGCTGGCAAATTACGGAACGCGGGGCGATGTCGAGCCGTCCCTGGTGGTCGCCCGCGAACTGCAGCGCCGTGGACACGACGTGCAGATGGCAGTCGCGCCCGACTTGATGGAGTTTGTCGAGGCGGCCGGACTGCCGGCGGTCTCCTACGGTCTGGACACACGAACCTGGCTGGATGTGTACCGCAACTTGTGGACCTCGTTTTTCAGCAGGTTCTGGCGGGTCCGGCAACTCAAGACGTTGTGGCGCGAGATGTGGGACCTCAGCGATCAGTGCTGGACCCAGATGAACACGACGCTGGTGGCGCTGGCGAAGGAAGCCGATCTGCTCTTCGCGGGCTTGAGCTATCAAGAGCCGGCGGCCAATGTGGCTGAGTATTACGACATTCCGTTGGTCACGCTGCATCATGTGCCGATGCGCCCCAACGGCCAGGTGGTGTCGTTTTTGCCGCCGCCGTTGGCGCGCTATGCGATGCGGGTGTTCGACTGGTTCACGTGGCGGCTGAACAAGAAGGTCGAGGACGCACAGCGGCGTGAACTCGGTCTGCCGAAGGCGACCGGCCCGTCCGCGGGACGGATCGCTGAGCGAGAGTCGCTGGAAATTCAGGGTTATGACGCGGCCTGCTTTCCCGGATTAGCGGAAGAATGGGCGAAGTGGAATGGCCACCGCCCCTTCGTCGGTACCCTCACGATGGAGTTGACGACGGAGATCGACGACGAGGTCGCATCGTGGATCGCCGCGGGCACACCCCCGATTTGCTTCGGCTTTGGCAGCATGCCAGTGGAATCGCCGGCCGACACCATCGAGATGATCAGCGGCGCCTGCGCGGAGTTGGGTGAGCGGGCCTTGGTGTGCGCCGGATGGAGCGATTTCAGCGGTGTTCCGCAGTTCGACCACGTCAAGGTGGTCGGGGCCGTCAACTACGCGAAGGTGTTTCCGGCCTGCCGCGCCGTCGTCCACCACGGCGGCTCGGGCACGACAGCCGCGAGCATGCGCGCGGGCGTTCCGACGTTGATTCTCTCGATGGATCCCAATCAGACGATCTGGGGAGCACAGCTCAAGCGGCTCAAAGTTGGCGCTGCCCGCCGCTTTTCGAGCACGACCCGCGACACGCTCGTCGCGGACCTGCGCAAGATACTCGCCCCCGAGTACGCTACACGCGCGCGGGCGCTCGCGGCCCAGATGACCAAGCCCGCCGACAGTGTCAGCACTGCCGCCGATCTCGTGGAGAACTTTGCCCGCGCAAAGCATCCCGCCTGA